The Arabidopsis thaliana chromosome 5, partial sequence genomic interval CCTCTGGTGAAGCAGAATCACAAAGTCAAGGATATGGATTTAAACAACAAGATCTTTAACATCCTTCTTCCTATTGTCACGGTTTCGTTTCTTTTAGTGTTCATGCCATTTTCAATATTCTTCAAGCTCCTCCAGTTCATAAGGGGATGCAAAGAGTCCGAGAAAGTCAACGGAAAAGTCGTCATCATCACCGGATCTTCCTCAGGAATTGGCGAGGTTAGTTTGTTTGTAATCCTAGAAAAGCTTGgtctattttttataaattggtTAGTTATTtggtaaaaaacaaaagcaatttGAAGTTGATTTAATGGTGTAGCACCTAGCGTATGAGTATGCTCGTAGAGGAGCATACTTGACTCTAGTAGCTCGGAGAGAGGATCGTCTCCAGGTGGTGGCTGACCGGTGCAGGAAGCTTGGTTCACCAGACGTTGCTGTGGTACGCGGTGATGTCTCAGTCATCAAAGACTGTAAACGTTTTGTTCAAGAAACCATCTCTCGGTTTGGAAGATGTGAGTTAGTCACTATTATTCGAATAACTAATATTACTACTTGCttaaagaacataaaaaatataacaaaatttacatcAGTGGATCACTTGGTGAACAATGCTGGAATTGCGGAGGCCAAATTTTTCGAGGACTATTCTGAAATTTCGGATGTTCTTCCCATTGTGGTAtacatttttagatttaatacATAGTGAAGTCTTTTTTACAATATATGAACCTTGGCAAAATTTGCAGAACACTAACTTTTGGGGACCGGTTTACGCGACACATTTCGCTATACCGCatctcaagaaaacaaaaggaaagatCATAGCGGTTGCATCACCTGCTGGATGGTCTGGAGTACCAAGGATGAGCATATATGCTGtaaatgcttcttcttctttttctttctcttgttctcTAAATTAACCAAGCGTAACATATTAACATAATGAATGTAACATTTGTTTCAGGCAAGCAAAGCAGCTATGATAAACTTCTACGAGACTCTTAGGATCGAGCTTCATCCAGAAGTTGGTGTGACAATCGTGTTTCCTGGTCTAATCGAAAACGGAAATACTAATCCGGACCTTTTAGCTGAGGTATTTTACTAtcatcatttttcattttagtcTGTCCAAGTTTTATGACTGAAGTCTCTTTTGCAGAAACAAGACTGGTCGCAAGTTGTGACCATCGAGTCAGCAGCGGAATGCGCCAAAGCGGTAGTTAACGGAATCTGCAGAGGCAAAACCTTTGTGGCAGAGCCGTCGTGGGTTCGTGTCCTGTTCTGGCTTAGTGCTATATGCCCTGAGCTTCTGATCTCTAAGCCTAAAAGGAATTAACCAGTTGTGTTGTTTAATAATTGCATAATAGagataaaaatctgaaatacAACATGATGGCCATCTAGTTTTTCTAGTTctgttcagttttttttttttttggttttaggaaatgttcaacctttttttttctttttgtcttttttcttgtcgtgttttaaatagaaaataaaataatcaataatcaatCATTGATCCAAATTACACATCGAAGTGTTTTTATAACAGTTTTAACATGTTCAGTTTAACTCAAACTAGTATaaatttgttggaaaaaatcCAGATCAAAAGAGACAATATCATACTAATTGGAAATTTGACTTTGCTCACTCATGCAAACCgcaaaaattttgtttaccaaTCTCAACTACTAGACAAATATAACTTTTGTTCGAATtcagtttaaaatatttcagtaTGGTTGGATTCTCTTCTGTTTCGATACACACATGTTTAGTATTAGGCAACTCACTTATTCTTAAAGACACATAGTTAATATACATAGTCAAAAGTaccattaacaaaaacaaacctacATTTTCACCCATTTCTTTGATAATTATTACTCATTGCACATACTCATGATACATCTCATCCATTTATTATGTATTGACCCCTCTCTAATCCGACTTGATTTCTGGAGTTCTGATAGATTCCGGGTACAGAGTACTACGTACACCAGGAATGTCCATGATCCTCTTGTTGAGTGCAGTATCCTCGGACATACCAGTTCCAGTCATGTACAGTAACCGACAACCCCACTCAATCAACTCCGGACATAGCACTTTCCAAAGGTACGTCACCTTAAACCATGATGGCTCTGTCACGTATCTTTGTTTCCGGCACACACCGTTCACTATCGACTTGGCACATCCTGATGCTGACGCTACCGGAAATGGTCCTACTTGAACCTAGTTAATTTTGGGCAAAAGAACACACAATTCAACAATGACctcaatattaattatattggTTAAGGAGTTAAAGATTTATTTAACTTACATCTCTCATGTCTTGGTTGACTATTAACTCGCCTTCACCAGAGAAGTACTTGCCTTGTGTGAGCTCCGACTCGATATAACCAGGTGTGACGATTGTAATGTGTACATCGCCACCAAGCTCAATTCTCATCGTCTCAAAGAAGCTCAACAAAGCTGCTTTGCTTGCCtaattaacatattatatgtataataatatTCATCAATCCCTAAGAGCTTACTTTACTAAGTAATTAAAAGAAGTGAATATATACTTACATTGTAAAAACTCATCCTTGGAGCGGTTAGCCACGCTGCGGAAGACGACATAGCCACAATCTTACCATTACTTTGTCTAAGGTATGGAAGCGCAGCACGAGTGGTATAAACCGATCCCCAGAAGTTAGTATCCTAATTAATCACAAATCATTCATTAAAGATCAGGACAACGAATAAAATTAAAGGGttggtaattaattattttaattaccAAAACTGCTTTTGTCCTCGTTATATCTTCAATGTTCTCAAACATTGAAATCTGCGTCATCCCAGCATTATTTACAAGATGATCCACTGCAAGACCAAAGAAATTCAATGTTTTGTAGACCAAACTTGTGAATGGTAACAAAAAAACGGTCGGTTTTGATAGAGTGATAGTGATTAGCGTCCCGTGGCGTGACTTACATCTGCCAAAATGGGTGATGGTGTCATCAACGATTCGTCTACAGTCATCAGGTTTGGAGACATCAGCATGAACGGTAACAACATTGGGAGATCCGAGTTCACGAGCAATCTCTGCCACTTCCTCTAGACGGTTCTTCCTTCGGGCGGTCAGGGCTAAACATGCACCTCTACATGCGTACTCATATGCCAATTGCTGATATTTCATATACGCAAATAGACTCAAATCAATCATTTTaccatataaaatatatatccgtttcacaaaaatatcgtttatatgttttttgtttttttttgttttatcatttatattttcttattcatatatatatttgttagaaaaaaaccTAATGTTTTACCCTGAAAATACACTGATAATTGTAGCACTGAAAGTCATGATGATATAAATTAATCATTTAAGATTAAATGTGTGAAACTTAGTACTATTGTACCAGTGACCAATTAGGTTATTAAGtctacaattttaaaataaaggcATTATGACCAAACCTCGCCTATACCGGAGGAAGCACCAGTGATGAGAACAACTTTCCCGTAAAGATTTTCAGAGAAAATTGTCGAGAAAATAGACTGCAAGAACTTGAAGAAGTAAAAAGGAggcaagaagaagcagagaccaaagaaggtgaagaaaggAGCAGTTAGGTTGAGAAAGTCGTTTATCAACTCCATTTTTGTCGATCAAAACGTAAATGATTTAGCTCTCATCGATCATTCTCTTTTATCAGCGATATATAAATACAACGCCAATACTAAGTTGGATTTTAGACAAAAACGGTGATGAGACGAAGAGAGACAAGACACGAAGATCAAGTGGTAGTGTGGCAACATTGCATGGAACCGAGACGACACGTTGTGTCAAGATGTGGAAAATGCACGTCGACGaccccttcttcttctttcctttatCCACATAACATCTTTGGTAGATAAGATCAAATCTTCGTTCCACCTATAAGTTATTGTCGTTTCCAAACGACACTATTCTTTAATTGTCGTACTTCGTGTTATTACTCGGTaattaatcacaaaaatgcTTCTCGCTCTAATAACCATGCACATGGGTGATGATTTATTTTGGGTATTAGTAgtccaaaaattatattttaattgatcaAACTATGAATTTGGTCCTAATTTATATCAACGGACTGATATCTTTAATACTTAGATCAGGTGACGTGACAACATACGGTTGGTCAGTATTTTCgctttaataaaaaaaagataaacaaaatttctttaataattttatgttttaacatattaatttttgattttgtaattttttttttatacttaaTCGATCTCACCAATACAAACATATTTAATAGAAGTAtcataaaaaatctcaaatgataaacaaatattataactaatactaaaaaattacttataatactatataaatatcaCCTATATACATGCTAtaactttaattatttatattaagatattaattaattacaaaattctttaaccaaaataaattattaattaatagaTCATGCGAGTACCTATTCACAAAACtacaaaagtaataaaacaaaataatttgagaaaatattaagaaactcgtttttgaatatatatcttatCTTACTTTACCAATTTAACTCCAAATTTAATTAAGAATTAATCCGTAAAATCATGTCAATGATATCTTATACAATCGAATGTTTGGAAATTTTGAAGAAGTTAAATGATGATTCTcgtattaatataattatttttattaatacaaTAGGACGTATTATCCATGCATGATGTTAGATATCACATATATGTCACGccttattcatatatatgtttttcacGGGAtcgtttattttattatattaatttgttgcTTAGGATTGTGTAGAAGCTGCTTGCAAATTCGTGAAACTTTTATCACTAACCGTAAGTATATTTTTGCTTGGAAATTATGTTTGGTTACTTTTTGACTCTCGAGGCCTATGAGAATAATAGAAAGTTAGTCTCATTCTGGCAACCTCTGTTCATATTTAGAGATGT includes:
- the HSD4 gene encoding hydroxysteroid dehydrogenase 4, with the protein product MDLNNKIFNILLPIVTVSFLLVFMPFSIFFKLLQFIRGCKESEKVNGKVVIITGSSSGIGEHLAYEYARRGAYLTLVARREDRLQVVADRCRKLGSPDVAVVRGDVSVIKDCKRFVQETISRFGRLDHLVNNAGIAEAKFFEDYSEISDVLPIVNTNFWGPVYATHFAIPHLKKTKGKIIAVASPAGWSGVPRMSIYAASKAAMINFYETLRIELHPEVGVTIVFPGLIENGNTNPDLLAEVFYYHHFSF
- the HSD4 gene encoding hydroxysteroid dehydrogenase 4 (hydroxysteroid dehydrogenase 4 (HSD4); FUNCTIONS IN: oxidoreductase activity, binding, catalytic activity; INVOLVED IN: oxidation reduction, metabolic process; LOCATED IN: endomembrane system; CONTAINS InterPro DOMAIN/s: Short-chain dehydrogenase/reductase, conserved site (InterPro:IPR020904), NAD(P)-binding domain (InterPro:IPR016040), Glucose/ribitol dehydrogenase (InterPro:IPR002347), Short-chain dehydrogenase/reductase SDR (InterPro:IPR002198); BEST Arabidopsis thaliana protein match is: hydroxysteroid dehydrogenase 7 (TAIR:AT5G50690.1); Has 1807 Blast hits to 1807 proteins in 277 species: Archae - 0; Bacteria - 0; Metazoa - 736; Fungi - 347; Plants - 385; Viruses - 0; Other Eukaryotes - 339 (source: NCBI BLink).), giving the protein MDLNNKIFNILLPIVTVSFLLVFMPFSIFFKLLQFIRGCKESEKVNGKVVIITGSSSGIGEHLAYEYARRGAYLTLVARREDRLQVVADRCRKLGSPDVAVVRGDVSVIKDCKRFVQETISRFGRLDHLVNNAGIAEAKFFEDYSEISDVLPIVNTNFWGPVYATHFAIPHLKKTKGKIIAVASPAGWSGVPRMSIYAASKAAMINFYETLRIELHPEVGVTIVFPGLIENGNTNPDLLAEKQDWSQVVTIESAAECAKAVVNGICRGKTFVAEPSWVRVLFWLSAICPELLISKPKRN
- the HSD1 gene encoding hydroxysteroid dehydrogenase 1 (hydroxysteroid dehydrogenase 1 (HSD1); FUNCTIONS IN: oxidoreductase activity, binding, catalytic activity; INVOLVED IN: response to abscisic acid stimulus, response to brassinosteroid stimulus; LOCATED IN: endomembrane system; EXPRESSED IN: 9 plant structures; CONTAINS InterPro DOMAIN/s: Short-chain dehydrogenase/reductase, conserved site (InterPro:IPR020904), NAD(P)-binding domain (InterPro:IPR016040), Glucose/ribitol dehydrogenase (InterPro:IPR002347), Short-chain dehydrogenase/reductase SDR (InterPro:IPR002198); BEST Arabidopsis thaliana protein match is: hydroxysteroid dehydrogenase 1 (TAIR:AT5G50700.1); Has 30201 Blast hits to 17322 proteins in 780 species: Archae - 12; Bacteria - 1396; Metazoa - 17338; Fungi - 3422; Plants - 5037; Viruses - 0; Other Eukaryotes - 2996 (source: NCBI BLink).); this encodes MELINDFLNLTAPFFTFFGLCFFLPPFYFFKFLQSIFSTIFSENLYGKVVLITGASSGIGEQLAYEYACRGACLALTARRKNRLEEVAEIARELGSPNVVTVHADVSKPDDCRRIVDDTITHFGRLDHLVNNAGMTQISMFENIEDITRTKAVLDTNFWGSVYTTRAALPYLRQSNGKIVAMSSSAAWLTAPRMSFYNASKAALLSFFETMRIELGGDVHITIVTPGYIESELTQGKYFSGEGELIVNQDMRDVQVGPFPVASASGCAKSIVNGVCRKQRYVTEPSWFKVTYLWKVLCPELIEWGCRLLYMTGTGMSEDTALNKRIMDIPGVRSTLYPESIRTPEIKSD